A window of Pectinophora gossypiella chromosome 12, ilPecGoss1.1, whole genome shotgun sequence contains these coding sequences:
- the LOC126371306 gene encoding uncharacterized protein LOC126371306 encodes MSIVKSNESYNSSVASSRVESSDDVDTIKVKDYVKELLKSRIFLGRYLERRLSDPRIGYRDVVLLSPAEVDLKRDLIEAQHKLRSVYPNKHWIGITDGELIGHPGLCLWTEIDNQPFGPFWFQIKSLKYREEEIIITVKCIRHINESFLEIEPILTGTAKKKVALLKADQTETSSEALSETYNEIVETLKTAVSIRNIKEFITFLCAFVIAVVTGSTAFINFLGNFVLALIRELSVLIKSSTPMFLGFLDFLSKIVGGFYILLAMFFRPSNPAPVDRRSITNYDKSRRGRVGMTYESFDHTSFD; translated from the coding sequence ATGAGTATTGTGAAATCTAATGAGAGTTATAATTCTTCTGTAGCGTCTTCTCGCGTAGAAAGCAGCGACGATGTGGACACGATAAAAGTGAAAGATTATGTGAAGGAGCTCTTGAAGTCACGTATCTTCTTGGGGCGTTATTTGGAAAGGAGGCTGAGCGACCCACGTATCGGATACCGGGATGTAGTACTCCTTAGTCCTGCTGAAGTCGACCTGAAGAGAGATTTGATTGAAGCACAACACAAATTGCGTTCTGTATATCCTAATAAGCATTGGATAGGCATCACAGATGGTGAGCTTATAGGGCACCCTGGATTGTGCTTGTGGACAGAAATTGACAACCAACCATTTGGACCGTTTTGGTTCCAAATCAAAAGCCTGAAATATAGAGAGGAGGAGATTATTATAACTGTCAAATGTATTAGGCACATAAATGAATCATTTTTAGAAATCGAGCCCATCCTCACAGGTACTGCTAAAAAGAAGGTGGCCCTCTTGAAAGCTGACCAAACAGAAACTAGTAGCGAAGCTctaagtgagacttacaatgaAATTGTAGAGACTCTAAAGACTGCTGTTTCTATAAGAAACATAAAAGAGTTTATAACATTCCTTTGTGCTTTTGTAATTGCAGTTGTCACTGGTAGCACAgcatttataaattttcttGGCAATTTTGTGCTTGCTTTAATCAGAGAACTGTCTGTTTTAATAAAGAGCTCTACACCTATGTTTTTGGGCTTTCTAGATTTCTTGAGTAAGATTGTTGGAGGATTCTACATACTATTAGCTATGTTTTTCAGACCAAGCAATCCTGCACCTGTTGATAGGAGAAGTATAACTAATTATGACAAAAGTAGGAGAGGTAGAGTAGGAATGACCTATGAGTCTTTTGACCACACCAGCtttgattga